A genomic window from Salvelinus namaycush isolate Seneca chromosome 21, SaNama_1.0, whole genome shotgun sequence includes:
- the LOC120066389 gene encoding GRB2-associated and regulator of MAPK protein 2-like isoform X2 has product MDMDTSKLHWGHQEYNLGKFAEKFKDSFPKIINVTVGFLGQQELDSISSSTHIMVHSLLCQQRAVFESKHGKVLSLPVTISTVGFYIIRNDRREGPPISLQAILESNPLPVIIQPITPLVLPWLSGGHRLDTLTITRTYEEQLLIGFPFSSKGILSRHTPLVLPMYMKEVRIALAEGLEGLDQGQFEDACATLGGQIDELGLRNLFIFQAEVPSNLRDLSVAQVCSCLRLLNLDQYCQAFEREQIDGDLLYTVEPSMMRETLGMESLHVGKLLRFREGWRPLLGSSGAEQVG; this is encoded by the exons ATGGACATGGACACTAGCAAACTACACTGGGGACATCAAGAATACAATCTTGGAAAGTTTGCTGAAAAATTCAAGGACTCCTTTCCTAAGATCATCAATGTGACGGTGGGCTTTCTTGGACAACAGGAACTGGACAGTATCAGCTCAAGCACA CACATCATGGTCCACTCCCTGCTCTGCCAGCAGAGAGCAGTGTTTGAGAGCAAACATGGGAAAGTCCTGTCCCTACCTGTCACCATCTCAACTGTAGGCTTCTACATAATCAGAAATGATAGACGAGAAG GACCACCAATCAGTCTTCAGGCTATTTTGGAGTCCAACCCACTGCCAGTCATCATCCAACCAATAACGCCACTTGTCCTGCCGTGGCTGTCAGGAGGTCATAGGCTGGACACACTGACAATCACACGCACCTATGAGGAGCAGCTCTTAATTGGGTTTCCTTTCAGCAGCAAAG GAATCCTCTCCAGACACACTCCTCTGGTGCTTCCCATGTATATGAAGGAGGTGCGTATTGCATTGGCAGAGGGGTTGGAGGGACTCGATCAGGGCCAGTTCGAGGACGCCTGTGCTACATTGGGGGGGCAGATTGATGAACTGGGCCTCAGGAACCTTTTCATCTTTCAAG CAGAGGTGCCCTCTAATCTACGGGACCTGAGTGTGGCACAGGTGTGCTCCTGCCTGCGACTGCTCAACTTGGACCAGTACTGCCAGGCCTTCGAGAGGGAGCAGATTGACGGGGATCTGTTGTACACAGTTGAGCCCAGCATGATGAGGGAGACCCTGGGTATGGAGAGCCTGCACGTGGGCAAGCTTCTCCGCTTCCGAGAGGGCTGGAGGCCCTTACTTGGATCTTCTGGAGCTGAGCAGGTTGGGTAG
- the LOC120066389 gene encoding uncharacterized protein LOC120066389 isoform X1, with protein sequence MDMDTSKLHWGHQEYNLGKFAEKFKDSFPKIINVTVGFLGQQELDSISSSTHIMVHSLLCQQRAVFESKHGKVLSLPVTISTVGFYIIRNDRREGPPISLQAILESNPLPVIIQPITPLVLPWLSGGHRLDTLTITRTYEEQLLIGFPFSSKGILSRHTPLVLPMYMKEVRIALAEGLEGLDQGQFEDACATLGGQIDELGLRNLFIFQDITILNKQELIEKGHEYMEVKPIYMSLKNQGDEINLYQHLDFETTEPPTLQRKAARPPPLPPKSQYLQIARHKLPPLSPSLENNSQSYSGGSWHPLFCSLAEVPSNLRDLSVAQVCSCLRLLNLDQYCQAFEREQIDGDLLYTVEPSMMRETLGMESLHVGKLLRFREGWRPLLGSSGAEQVG encoded by the exons ATGGACATGGACACTAGCAAACTACACTGGGGACATCAAGAATACAATCTTGGAAAGTTTGCTGAAAAATTCAAGGACTCCTTTCCTAAGATCATCAATGTGACGGTGGGCTTTCTTGGACAACAGGAACTGGACAGTATCAGCTCAAGCACA CACATCATGGTCCACTCCCTGCTCTGCCAGCAGAGAGCAGTGTTTGAGAGCAAACATGGGAAAGTCCTGTCCCTACCTGTCACCATCTCAACTGTAGGCTTCTACATAATCAGAAATGATAGACGAGAAG GACCACCAATCAGTCTTCAGGCTATTTTGGAGTCCAACCCACTGCCAGTCATCATCCAACCAATAACGCCACTTGTCCTGCCGTGGCTGTCAGGAGGTCATAGGCTGGACACACTGACAATCACACGCACCTATGAGGAGCAGCTCTTAATTGGGTTTCCTTTCAGCAGCAAAG GAATCCTCTCCAGACACACTCCTCTGGTGCTTCCCATGTATATGAAGGAGGTGCGTATTGCATTGGCAGAGGGGTTGGAGGGACTCGATCAGGGCCAGTTCGAGGACGCCTGTGCTACATTGGGGGGGCAGATTGATGAACTGGGCCTCAGGAACCTTTTCATCTTTCAAG ATATCACCATTTTGAATAAGCAAGAGTTGATTGAAAAGGGTCACGAATACATGGAGGTGAAGCCAATCTACATGAGTCTGAAGAACCAGGGTGATGAAATCAACCTTTACCAGCACCTTGACTTTGAGACAACCGAGCCTCCTACTTTACAGAGAAAAGCAGCAAGACCCCCACCTCTACCCCCTAAATCACAATATTTACAAATAGCTAGACACAAACTTCCACCCCTTTCTCCATCATTGGAGAACAATTCCCAGTCCTACTCTGGCGGCTCATGGCACCCACTCTTCTGCTCCTTAGCAGAGGTGCCCTCTAATCTACGGGACCTGAGTGTGGCACAGGTGTGCTCCTGCCTGCGACTGCTCAACTTGGACCAGTACTGCCAGGCCTTCGAGAGGGAGCAGATTGACGGGGATCTGTTGTACACAGTTGAGCCCAGCATGATGAGGGAGACCCTGGGTATGGAGAGCCTGCACGTGGGCAAGCTTCTCCGCTTCCGAGAGGGCTGGAGGCCCTTACTTGGATCTTCTGGAGCTGAGCAGGTTGGGTAG
- the LOC120066389 gene encoding GRB2-associated and regulator of MAPK protein 2-like isoform X3, with translation MDMDTSKLHWGHQEYNLGKFAEKFKDSFPKIINVTVGFLGQQELDSISSSTHIMVHSLLCQQRAVFESKHGKVLSLPVTISTVGFYIIRNDRREGPPISLQAILESNPLPVIIQPITPLVLPWLSGGHRLDTLTITRTYEEQLLIGFPFSSKGILSRHTPLVLPMYMKEVRIALAEGLEGLDQGQFEDACATLGGQIDELGLRNLFIFQEVPSNLRDLSVAQVCSCLRLLNLDQYCQAFEREQIDGDLLYTVEPSMMRETLGMESLHVGKLLRFREGWRPLLGSSGAEQVG, from the exons ATGGACATGGACACTAGCAAACTACACTGGGGACATCAAGAATACAATCTTGGAAAGTTTGCTGAAAAATTCAAGGACTCCTTTCCTAAGATCATCAATGTGACGGTGGGCTTTCTTGGACAACAGGAACTGGACAGTATCAGCTCAAGCACA CACATCATGGTCCACTCCCTGCTCTGCCAGCAGAGAGCAGTGTTTGAGAGCAAACATGGGAAAGTCCTGTCCCTACCTGTCACCATCTCAACTGTAGGCTTCTACATAATCAGAAATGATAGACGAGAAG GACCACCAATCAGTCTTCAGGCTATTTTGGAGTCCAACCCACTGCCAGTCATCATCCAACCAATAACGCCACTTGTCCTGCCGTGGCTGTCAGGAGGTCATAGGCTGGACACACTGACAATCACACGCACCTATGAGGAGCAGCTCTTAATTGGGTTTCCTTTCAGCAGCAAAG GAATCCTCTCCAGACACACTCCTCTGGTGCTTCCCATGTATATGAAGGAGGTGCGTATTGCATTGGCAGAGGGGTTGGAGGGACTCGATCAGGGCCAGTTCGAGGACGCCTGTGCTACATTGGGGGGGCAGATTGATGAACTGGGCCTCAGGAACCTTTTCATCTTTCAAG AGGTGCCCTCTAATCTACGGGACCTGAGTGTGGCACAGGTGTGCTCCTGCCTGCGACTGCTCAACTTGGACCAGTACTGCCAGGCCTTCGAGAGGGAGCAGATTGACGGGGATCTGTTGTACACAGTTGAGCCCAGCATGATGAGGGAGACCCTGGGTATGGAGAGCCTGCACGTGGGCAAGCTTCTCCGCTTCCGAGAGGGCTGGAGGCCCTTACTTGGATCTTCTGGAGCTGAGCAGGTTGGGTAG